In a genomic window of Oreochromis aureus strain Israel breed Guangdong linkage group 13, ZZ_aureus, whole genome shotgun sequence:
- the LOC120443290 gene encoding circumsporozoite protein-like — translation METSGADEARGSEAGPGDTEGEDTEARPGETEAKAGPGEAKDTEAGPGDAEAEAGPDEGEDSEAGPDEGEDSEAGPDEGEDSEAGCGVRATGGGAAGGGVRATGGGAAGGGVRATGGGAAGGGVRATGGGAAGGGVRATGGGAAGDAEAGTGDGVDAAAAAAGGVDEAAAGGDAASDDVGAAGGDVGGG, via the coding sequence ATGGAGACCTCAGGCGCAGACGAAGCTAGAGGGAgcgaggcaggaccaggcgacACTGAAGGCGAAGACACGGAGGCCAGACCAGGCGAAACAGAGGCtaaagccggaccaggcgaagctAAAGACACGGAGGCCGGCCCAGGCGACGCAGAGGCTGAAGCCGGACCAGACGAGggtgaagactcggaggccggaCCAGACGAGggtgaagactcggaggccggaCCAGACGAGggtgaagactcggaggctggatgCGGCGTGAGAGCCACAggtggaggcgctgcaggcggcggcgtgagAGCCACAggtggaggcgctgcaggcggcggcgtgagAGCCACAggtggaggcgctgcaggcggcggcgtgagAGCCACAggtggaggcgctgcaggcggcggcgtgagAGCCACAggtggaggcgctgcaggcgacgctgaagctggAACAGGCGATGGCGTGGATGCTGCTGCCGCTGCCGCAggcggcgtggatgaagctgccgCAGGCGGGGACGCTGCAAGCGACGATGTgggcgctgcaggcggtgatgtAGGTGGTGGCTGA